The Faecalibacterium sp. I3-3-33 DNA window TGGATGGTCACGGTGGCAGCAGCGGCGTTGAAGTTCTCATACTCGATGTCACCGGCATCGCCGCCGTCCACCGTGTAGGCAAAGTCTGCACCAAAGCCGGGGATGTCGAACAGGTCGGCACCCTCGCCGATCTCCTCGTCCGGGGTAAAGCCGATGCACAGCTTGCCGTGGGGGCGGCCCTCGCGGATGACGGTCTCCACAGCGGTCATGATCTCAGCAACACCGGCTTTATCGTCTGCGCCCAGCAGGGTGGTGCCATCGGTGGTGATGAGGGTTTCGCCCTTCATGGAGGCAAGGAAGGGGAAGGCGGAGACCTTCATCACCTTGCCGGTGGCGGGCAGCACCACGTCGCCGCCGTCATAGTTCTCGTGCAGGATGGGGTTCACGTTCTCACCGCTGGCATCCGGGGCGGTGTCCATGTGGGCGATCAGACCCAGTGCGGGCTTTTCCTCGCAGCCGGGGGTGGCGGGCAGGGAGCCGTAGACGTAGCAGTGCTCGTCCACACGGGCATCCTCCACGCCCAGAGCCTTCAGTTCCTCCACCAGCTTGTGAGCCAGATCAAACTCCCGAGCAGCGGAAGGATGGGTGCCGGACTCCGGGTCCGAGGTGGTGTAGACCTTGACGTAATCAAGCAGTCGTTCATAGGCGCGCATAACAAAGCACACTCCTTTAGCAGTATTAAAGGATCACAGCCTGCGATCCATCTCCTATCATACCCTGTTTTTTCTGTTTTGACAACCTTTTTTGCGCACTTGGGACAGAAAGCGCAGCTTCAACAACAAAATGAACAAAATTCACCTTAAAAAAGCTGTCCGCGTGCTGCAAACGTGCTACAATAAAGGCATACTTATAAAGGTGCAGGCGCTCGGTGCAGGACGCGCTGCACAGGCACGCATTTTAGTAAAGAAGGATCGGAAGGAGAATTTTATGGCAGTCAAAGTGTTTTTCTATACTCTGCGCCCCTACGATGAACAGGGCATCTTGGAGGATCTGGCAAAGCAGCGGGGCATTGAGTACGGCTATACCGAGGCGTATCCTACCATGGAGAACGCCCAGCTGGCCGCAGGCTACGATGCGGTATCGCTGACCCCCTGTGATATGAGCGCACCCATGCTGCAGCGCTTTCACGACCTTGGGGTAAAGGCGGTCTGCTGCCGCTCCATCGGCTACGACCATGTGGATCTGGAAAAGGCCCGGGAGCTGGGCATGAAGGTGTCCAACGTGGATTATCCCCCCAATGGCGTGGCGAACTTTGCCATTATGCTGATGCTGATGAGCCTGCGCAAGGCGGGGCATATCCTCAAGCGCGGTGAGCTGCAGGACTACTCCCTGAAGGGCAAGATCGGCCGTGACATCTCCAACTGCACCGTGGGCGTTATCGGCACGGGGCGCATCGGGCAGACCGTGCTGAAGCACCTGTCCGGTTTTGGCTGCGAGCTGCTGGCTTACGACCTGTACCAGAACGACGAGGTGAAGAAGATCGCAAAGTATGTGCCGCTGGAGACCCTGCTTGCCGAGAGCGATGTTATCACCCTGCACACCAACGCTACCGAGGAGAACCACCACCTGCTCAACGCCGAGGCCTTTGCCAAGATGAAGCCCGGCGTGACCATCGTGAACACCGCCCGCGGCAAGCTGATCGACAGCGACGCTCTGCTGGCTGCGTTGGAAAGCGGGCAGGTGGGTGCTGCCGGTCTGGACGTGCTGGAAAACGAGAACGGCCTGTACTACTACGACCGCATGGGCGATGTGATCCCCAATCCGGAGCTGGCTGCTCTGCGCGCCATGCCCAACGTGATCCTGACCGACCACACAGCCTTCTACACCTACGAAGACGTAAAGAGCATGGTGCGCGGCGTGCTGGAAAGCGCCGCCGCCTTTGCCGAGGGCTCGCCCACCCGGCATGATGTGACCGACCGCTGAGAAACCATAAAATGCAAAAATCGGACAGACCACGGTCTGCCCGATTTTTGTTTGCGTTGATTTTTGCCCTAAAGCAGCAGTTTACTCAGCCAGAGCGGCGGCAATAGCTTTCAGGAAAAATGCCGTCCTCTGCCTGTAAAATAGGACACAGGGGCAGCTATGCTGCTCCTGTGTCCTGAACAGATCGATAAAAAACTCAGCCCAGACAGACGCCCATGCGGCGCGCCACGCTCAGCAGCTCGCAGTTTTCGGGCACATTGCGGGTCTTACCGGCAATATCTGCCAGACGGTTCTCGGTCACCCGGCGGTTCACCATGGCCACGGTCACGCCGTAGCGCTCCACCTCCACCAGCTGTGCGGCATAGCTGCCGAACTGGGTGGCCAGCACACGGTCGTAGGCACTGGGGCTGCCGCCGCGCTGCATGTGACCGGGGATGCACACGCGGGTCTCCATGCCGGTCTTTTTCTGCACGGCCTGTGCAATGCGGTTGGTGGCGGTGGTGCCAAGGCCTGCCTCGGCACGTTTGGCCATCCAGTCCTTGCGCTTCATGCGGGCTTCCTCGGTGTTGATGGCACCCTCGGCCACGGCAAGAATGGAGAAGTTGGAACCCTTCTTGGCACGGCGCTCCACGGCCTCGCACACGCGGTCGATATCATAGGGCAGCTCAGGCAACAGAATGATGTCCGCGCCGCCGGCAATGCCGGAGTACAGGGTAAGCCAGCCGGCCTTGTTGCCCATGATCTCGATGCACATCACACGGCTGTGGCTGCCGGCGGTGGTGTGGATGCGGTCGATGACGTCAGTGGCGATATCCACAGCGGTGTGGAAGCCGAAGGTCACATCGGTGCCGTAGATATCGTTGTCGATGGTCTTGGGCAGACCGATGATGTTCAGCCCCTCCTGCGAAAGCAGGTTGGCGGTCTTGTGGGTGCCGTTGCCGCCCAGACACAGCAGGCAGTCCAGCTTCGCCGCCTTGTAGGTCTTTTTCATGGCGGCGACTTTATCAATGTTGTCGTCCTCCACCACACGCATCAGCTTGAAGGGGGTGCGCTTGGTGCCCAGAATGGTGCCGCCCAAGGTCAGGATGCCGCGGAAGTCGTCTTCGTTCATCTCGCGGTAGTCGCCGTTGATCAGGCCGCTGTAACCGTTGGCAATGCCCACGATCTCCACGTTATCCCCCATGCGGGCGTACAGTGCTTTTGCAACGCCGCGGATGGTGGCGTTCAGGCCCGGGCAATCGCCGCCGGAAGTCAGGATACCAACACGTTTTTTCATTCAAATACCCTCTTTCATTATCATTCAGGCAAAGCCGAACGGTCCGGCAAAGGGTGCCGGGCTGACCGGGATCCTACCTCTTTATAGTATTAGAGTATTCCGAAAGGGGAGTGCTGTCAAGAGAAAAACCAAAAATTTACAAGCCTGTGTGCAACGGAAAGCTGCTGTAAAAACTTTTACAGAAAAACTGAAAAAATGGTTGACAAGCAGCCCGCTGGCGTGTATAATATCCCTTGTCAGCAACGCACGGCGCGGCTGACAGAACCGAATATTGGGGATTTGCATAGTGGTAGTGCGGTAGACTCTGACTCTACTTGTGGGAGTTCGATTCTCTCATCCCCAACCAGTTACCGCAGCCGAATAAGCTGCGGTATTTTCGGGGCATAGCGCAGTTGGTAGCGCGCCTCGTTCGGGACGAGGAGGCCGTGGGTTCAAATCCCGCTGCTCCGACCAAAAAGACCAGTACACATTTGTGTACTGGTCTTTTTTTGCTTTTGCGCGAACAGGCTGTAAAACAAGTGGCTCAGAAACGCCTGTCGGCGTTTCTGAGCCACTAAATATCATATCGTCTCCAGCAGTGCGGGCAGCTGGGCAAGGTCGTCGATGACGTAGGGACTGGCCTTTTCCAGCCGGGCGCGGGACTGGTGCCCGCCGGTGTACAGCACACAGGTCGCACCAATGGCCGCGGCCACCGCGGCGTCGTGGTCGGTGTCACCGACCATCACACAGGCAGCCGGGTCGATGCCGGTGCGGCGCAGATAATCGGTGCCAAGCTGTACCTTGCTTACGCCGTAAATGTCCGCAAGGCCGAGCAACTCGGTAAAAAAGCCTTGCAGACCCCGGGCGGATACCTGCTCGATCAGGTAATCACGGCGGGAGGCGGAAAGCACAGCCTGCTGCCAGCCCATGCGGGCCAGCGTTTGCAGGGTGTCAACGGCGTGTGCCGTTACAGCGCAGCCGGACACACCGGCGTTGTAGTGCTTCATAAAGCGTGCGGCAAGTTCCGGGTAGGGGTGCCGCGCAAAGTCGAACCCGGCACAGCGGTAGTAGTCCTCGATGGGAAAGCCGAACAGCTCCCGGTAGGCAGCCAGATCGTACCGCTGGGGGTAGCCGTGGGTCTCCAGCATCCAATTTAGGCAGCTGTGGGTAAAGTCCACATCGTCCATCAGGGTACCGTTCCAGTCCCAGAAGATCATACCGTTTGGCTGCATGGAAACCTCCTTGTGTTATTCCGTCACAAACACCTTGCGCAGTGCGGCGTTGCTCTCGATCAGCTTTACCAGCACAACGCCCAGCACGGTGCAGCTGATCAGCTCGCCGATGCCCACCGAGATGCCGTTGGTGATGCAGGCCAGCCAGATGGGTGCGCTGGACGTGGGGTCCGGGAACATCACGGCAATCTCAATGCCGATGATTACGGCGTTGAACAGCACCGGGGGCAGGCTGGCGGCAATGGCCAGACCCTTGAAGCGCACATTGCGCAGCTTGTAGGTGACCAGACAGGCCAGCAGGGTGGCCAGCGTGCCAAAGATCACATCCACGATGGTGGAGCCCAGCAGGTTTGCCAGGAAGCAGCCCAGCACAACACCCACGATGTACTCGGCACCGAACACGGGCAGCAGGCACAGAGCCTCAGCCACGCGCACCTGCACAGCACCATAGGAGAGGGGCTGCAATGCCAGACACAGCACTACATAGATAGCTGCCACTACACCGCAGTGCACCAGCTTACGGACGGAAGAATTCTGATTCATGATAATACTCCAGCGGTTTGATTTTGACCGCACAGGAACCGCCAGCTCCTGTGGGTTTTGCCCGGCGCCGCTCGAGTGGTGCCGGGGAGCCTAAAATCCTAAGTTGCTCTGAAGGAGCCGTGAAAAAACACAGCACAAGGGAGTATATCATAATTTTGGGCGGATTGCAATGAATTATTGCAGAATTGGGAACAGATGTAGGGTTTGGCTTGGACCCTTCCGGTAAAAAAGAGGTTTCGAAAAGCCCACAGGCTTTTCGAAACCTCAAAATAAAAATAGAATTACCGCTGAATATGGCCAAAGCGCAGCGGCGGCCATTCCAAATGGTTTTAACCTCTGGGGTGGCCGGTATATGTCAGCGCTATGGTGTCGGGGCCGGTGTTGGCAGAGACCACGCCGCCCAGCTCAAACACGGCCAGCGGCGGCTTGCCGAAGGCCTTGCGGCAGGCCTTTTCCAGATCTGCGGCCTGCGGGATGTTGGTGTGGCCGATCATATACTCAAAGTCCTCCACATCCCCGGCGCGCTTCTGGCACAGCTCCACCATGGCGGGCACGACTTTTTCATCGCCGCGCACCTTGGCCTCTACCTTGGTCTTGCCGTCGATCAGGGTAATGATGGGACGGATGCCCATCAGCTCGCCCATGACGGCTGCTGCGGCGGAGATGCGGCCGCTCTTTTTCATCTGCCTCAGGCTGTAAGGCCCCAGCACGACCTCCATGCAGTTCATCTGCTGTTCAAATTCGTGGATGACGTGGCGGATCTCTGCGCCGTTCTGCAGTTTGCGTGCCATCTCGCACAGATACCAGCCGAACACCATAGAATAGGTGTGGGGATCCAGCAGATGGATGTTCAGGTGATGCTCCGGGCGCTCCTCCCGCAGCATCCCCTGTGCCATCAGGGCGTTGTTGTAGGTGGAGGAGCCGGACTTGTTGATGGGCACATGAATGACATCCGTGTAGCCCTCGTCCACATACTGGCAGTATTTTTCACAGAACTGGATGGGCGTGATGGCGGCGGTAGAGGGCACGCCCTTTGCCGCGCGCATCTTATCGTAGAATTCGGTGTTGGTGCAGTCCACACGCTCAACATAGTCCACATCATCCAGCAGGATGTGGAAACTCATGATATCAATGCCGTATTTTTCGGCCATCTCCTGCGGGATATCGCAGGAGGAGTCAGTCAGAATTGCGATCTTGCTCATAATTTCCCTCATTTCCATTCATAATCTCGTAGGTGGCCGTGATCCAGCAGCTCCGGGAAATCCCACTGCCGCAGCACCTCGTACACGCCCACCGCCACGCTGTTGGAAAGGTTCAGGCTGCGGCAGGTGTCCCGCATGGGCATGCGGATGCAGTGCTCCTGATTTTCCGCAAGCAGCGCTTCCGGCAGACCGGCGTCCTCGCGCCCGAACACCAGATAAGCCCCGTCCGGGTACTGTACATCGGTGTAGCGCTGGGGCGCCTTGGTGGTAAAGTAGTAGTAGGGGCCGTTGTTGCGGGCAAAAAAGTCCGCAAGGCCATCGTAATAGGTAATGTCCAGATAGTGCCAGTAGTCCAGCCCGGCGTGTTTGAGCTTTTTGTCGTCAATGGCAAAGCCCATAGGCCCCACCAGATGCAGACGGCAGGCGGTGCAGGCACAGGTGCGCGCCACGTTGCCGGTGTTCTGGGGGATGCGGGGCTCTACCAAAACGATATTCAAAGTCGGCTTGTCCATCATAAAATGTCCTCAGGTTCCTCCCGTAGGGGGCACAGGCGGGGCAGCAGCGGCTCGAACCACACGCCGAAGCGGGTGTCCTGCGTATAAGGCGTGCCCTGAATGGCCAGCGAAACAAACTCTGCGGCGTTATCGGCGGCGGCGCTCAGGGCGTTGCCCTGCAGCAGCGAGCCGATGAGCACAGCACCGTACAGATCCCCCGTGCCGGGGAAGCTGCGGCTGATATGCAGCTTTTTGATGACGAAGCGGTCGGTGCCGGTACCGGCACAGCCGATGTACTTGCCCAGCGGCAGACCGGTGACCACCGCACTGGGGGCCAGCGGTTGCAGGGCATCTGCCAGCGCCTGCGCGGCGGCATCGTCCAGCTCATCGGTGACGGGCTGCTGCTGCAAAAGCAGCTGCGCTTCGGTGTAGTTGGGCAAAATCAGGTCTGCCGCGCGGCACAGATTGCGGATGCGCTCGATCAGCGCCGGGGTAACGGTGGAATAGGCCTTGCCGTTATCGCCCATCACGGGGTCTACCACCTTGTAGGCGGCAGGCCACAGGGCAAAGGCTTTTTCAGCCAGCGCTACCTGTGCCTCGCCGCCCAGATAGCCGGTATAGATACAATCAAATTGCAGCTCCAGCGCCTGATAGTGTTCCAGCGCGGCCATGCCGTAGGCGCTGCCGTCCATCCGGGCGGGGGTGCCCAGACCGCCGGTGTGGGTGGAAAGCACCACCGTGGGCAGCGCTACCGGCTGGAAGCCCATGACCGAAAGCACGGGCAGGATCACCGCAAGGCTGCACCGGCCTACGCCGGACAAATCGTGGATGCAAAGGATCTTTTTTGGTTCAACGGGTTTTTGCAAATAGGAAAACCTCCTTGCTGAAAAGCCGCGCGCAGCGGCTTATAAAAAGCATCATGCAACAGTATACCACAAATTGCAGCATAAAAAAAGCGTATACCAGATTCTTTTACGGAAATAATAGCACTGCAAGCCCTGTCATGACAGGCTGAAAGGAGAAATTCAGGATGAAACAGCGAGAAAATTCTGCCGCAGGCATGGTGGTGGGCATGGCCGCCGGTGCAGCCCTTGGGGCTGCCGGTGCCATGATGGCCACTCAGAGTAAGCGCCAGATGCGCCGCAACGTGCGCAAGGTGATGAAAGGTGCGGAAAACGCGGTGATGCAGCTGGATAAGATGGCCACCGACTTTGTGGAAAAGCACATCGATTGCTGAACAGCAAAAAGCGCCGTCCCGGATGGAACGGCGCTTTTTATCGTGCGTCTTATTTTGCCCAGATACACATCCGGGCGGTGGTGTTGATCTCGCCCAGCAGGCTCAGATCCATCTGGATGTTGCAGGTCACGGTCAGCGACTTGTTCACATCACTGCCGGTCAGCACTGAGCCGGGCAGGTTTTTGATGGTCAGAATGCCGGTGCCCTTTTCGATCTCGCCGGTCAGGGTGCCGGTGTAGGTCACATCGCCGATGGTCAGGCCGGACAGGTAGCCGGTCACATTGAGCTTGGTCACCTGCTTGACGGGCAGCGTCAGGGTATAGGTGCCGTTGGACTGGCGGGTAAGGGAGGCCTCGCGGTCGGAATCAATGCCGGAGTTGGCCATGGATTCCTTATCGGACTTTTCCTTCCAGAATTTGACTCCCACGGGAGTGTTAGCGGCGGCAGAAGCGCCCAAGGTGAGCACACAGAACATCAGCAGTGTCAGCAGGGCAGCGCCGGTACGTTTTAAGGCAGTAGTCATGTTTTATCCTTTCTGCCGCAATTGCGGCATGGCGAAACAGAGTATATGATGCCCCATAAGGTACTGATTTGTCAATGCTAACATAACATGACCGGACGGTCTTGTCAATGCGCCTTGGCAACCTTTCACAAAAATGTTGCGAATTCACCACAAAATGTGGAAAGTGTGATAAAAAGGACGCTGCGACGATGCAGCGTCCTTTTGGGTGGTTACGTTATAGCGGCTCAGACCTCAAAGTTGGGGTCATCCTTCAGCATGTGAATGTTGGACATAAAGGCGCTCTGCTCGGGGTCGGTGAACTCGGCATCCTTCACAT harbors:
- the pepT gene encoding peptidase T is translated as MRAYERLLDYVKVYTTSDPESGTHPSAAREFDLAHKLVEELKALGVEDARVDEHCYVYGSLPATPGCEEKPALGLIAHMDTAPDASGENVNPILHENYDGGDVVLPATGKVMKVSAFPFLASMKGETLITTDGTTLLGADDKAGVAEIMTAVETVIREGRPHGKLCIGFTPDEEIGEGADLFDIPGFGADFAYTVDGGDAGDIEYENFNAAAATVTIHGFSVHPGSAKDTMINASNVAMEFHGALPVMARPETTEGRQGFYHLCQMYGDVTTAKLGYILRDHDAAKLQFKKDNMQDIADYLNGKYGAGTVEVEIKDSYRNMLEKIKPHFHLIETARKAVRMAGLEPVEVPVRGGTDGATLSWMGLPCPNLGTGGFNFHGVCECTTVERMDRCTEIVLNIISLYAE
- a CDS encoding D-isomer specific 2-hydroxyacid dehydrogenase family protein, yielding MAVKVFFYTLRPYDEQGILEDLAKQRGIEYGYTEAYPTMENAQLAAGYDAVSLTPCDMSAPMLQRFHDLGVKAVCCRSIGYDHVDLEKARELGMKVSNVDYPPNGVANFAIMLMLMSLRKAGHILKRGELQDYSLKGKIGRDISNCTVGVIGTGRIGQTVLKHLSGFGCELLAYDLYQNDEVKKIAKYVPLETLLAESDVITLHTNATEENHHLLNAEAFAKMKPGVTIVNTARGKLIDSDALLAALESGQVGAAGLDVLENENGLYYYDRMGDVIPNPELAALRAMPNVILTDHTAFYTYEDVKSMVRGVLESAAAFAEGSPTRHDVTDR
- a CDS encoding 6-phosphofructokinase, with protein sequence MKKRVGILTSGGDCPGLNATIRGVAKALYARMGDNVEIVGIANGYSGLINGDYREMNEDDFRGILTLGGTILGTKRTPFKLMRVVEDDNIDKVAAMKKTYKAAKLDCLLCLGGNGTHKTANLLSQEGLNIIGLPKTIDNDIYGTDVTFGFHTAVDIATDVIDRIHTTAGSHSRVMCIEIMGNKAGWLTLYSGIAGGADIILLPELPYDIDRVCEAVERRAKKGSNFSILAVAEGAINTEEARMKRKDWMAKRAEAGLGTTATNRIAQAVQKKTGMETRVCIPGHMQRGGSPSAYDRVLATQFGSYAAQLVEVERYGVTVAMVNRRVTENRLADIAGKTRNVPENCELLSVARRMGVCLG
- a CDS encoding HAD family hydrolase, which encodes MQPNGMIFWDWNGTLMDDVDFTHSCLNWMLETHGYPQRYDLAAYRELFGFPIEDYYRCAGFDFARHPYPELAARFMKHYNAGVSGCAVTAHAVDTLQTLARMGWQQAVLSASRRDYLIEQVSARGLQGFFTELLGLADIYGVSKVQLGTDYLRRTGIDPAACVMVGDTDHDAAVAAAIGATCVLYTGGHQSRARLEKASPYVIDDLAQLPALLETI
- a CDS encoding QueT transporter family protein, with product MNQNSSVRKLVHCGVVAAIYVVLCLALQPLSYGAVQVRVAEALCLLPVFGAEYIVGVVLGCFLANLLGSTIVDVIFGTLATLLACLVTYKLRNVRFKGLAIAASLPPVLFNAVIIGIEIAVMFPDPTSSAPIWLACITNGISVGIGELISCTVLGVVLVKLIESNAALRKVFVTE
- a CDS encoding DegV family protein, which codes for MEMREIMSKIAILTDSSCDIPQEMAEKYGIDIMSFHILLDDVDYVERVDCTNTEFYDKMRAAKGVPSTAAITPIQFCEKYCQYVDEGYTDVIHVPINKSGSSTYNNALMAQGMLREERPEHHLNIHLLDPHTYSMVFGWYLCEMARKLQNGAEIRHVIHEFEQQMNCMEVVLGPYSLRQMKKSGRISAAAAVMGELMGIRPIITLIDGKTKVEAKVRGDEKVVPAMVELCQKRAGDVEDFEYMIGHTNIPQAADLEKACRKAFGKPPLAVFELGGVVSANTGPDTIALTYTGHPRG
- a CDS encoding tRNA (cytidine(34)-2'-O)-methyltransferase, which gives rise to MMDKPTLNIVLVEPRIPQNTGNVARTCACTACRLHLVGPMGFAIDDKKLKHAGLDYWHYLDITYYDGLADFFARNNGPYYYFTTKAPQRYTDVQYPDGAYLVFGREDAGLPEALLAENQEHCIRMPMRDTCRSLNLSNSVAVGVYEVLRQWDFPELLDHGHLRDYEWK
- a CDS encoding bifunctional hydroxymethylpyrimidine kinase/phosphomethylpyrimidine kinase: MQKPVEPKKILCIHDLSGVGRCSLAVILPVLSVMGFQPVALPTVVLSTHTGGLGTPARMDGSAYGMAALEHYQALELQFDCIYTGYLGGEAQVALAEKAFALWPAAYKVVDPVMGDNGKAYSTVTPALIERIRNLCRAADLILPNYTEAQLLLQQQPVTDELDDAAAQALADALQPLAPSAVVTGLPLGKYIGCAGTGTDRFVIKKLHISRSFPGTGDLYGAVLIGSLLQGNALSAAADNAAEFVSLAIQGTPYTQDTRFGVWFEPLLPRLCPLREEPEDIL
- a CDS encoding pilin, with protein sequence MTTALKRTGAALLTLLMFCVLTLGASAAANTPVGVKFWKEKSDKESMANSGIDSDREASLTRQSNGTYTLTLPVKQVTKLNVTGYLSGLTIGDVTYTGTLTGEIEKGTGILTIKNLPGSVLTGSDVNKSLTVTCNIQMDLSLLGEINTTARMCIWAK